A genomic stretch from Luteitalea sp. includes:
- a CDS encoding type II toxin-antitoxin system prevent-host-death family antitoxin codes for MPETVVNIHAAKTQLSRLVARAERGERITIARDGKPVAELGPAPRRTHRLPPEDPLLNLDEFAIDGAGGKLTNAEIDRILYGRS; via the coding sequence ATGCCCGAAACGGTCGTCAATATCCACGCCGCCAAGACACAGCTCTCCCGGCTAGTTGCGCGGGCCGAACGCGGGGAAAGAATCACGATTGCGCGGGATGGCAAGCCGGTCGCAGAACTTGGTCCTGCGCCGCGACGCACGCATCGGTTGCCACCAGAGGATCCGCTCCTCAACCTGGACGAATTCGCCATCGATGGTGCGGGTGGCAAGCTGACGAATGCCGAGATCGATCGGATTCTCTATGGCAGGTCGTGA